One Acidiferrobacter thiooxydans DNA window includes the following coding sequences:
- a CDS encoding IS3 family transposase — MKYAYIASQRTHYPIGFMCRVLEVSTSGFFAWQARERAPQSDADAPLRAAIIQVHEESRRRYGRRRLTHALRAQGMRINPKRVHRVMREEGLRGVRKGRFVPRTTDSAHQRAIAPNVLQRRFSVDTAVPAWTSDITYVATREGWLYLAVIIALQTRQVLGYSLSDRMPDELVLNALRNACHLQTPPSGTVFHSDRGSQYASDDFRNALGALGMVASMSRKGNCWDNAVSESFFATLKTEEATEPYATKQDAHRAIAQYIHGFYNPVRLHSSLGYLSPNEYARRMQHPDQDPSMRSAA; from the coding sequence GTGAAGTACGCCTATATCGCCTCGCAGCGGACTCACTACCCGATCGGGTTCATGTGCCGGGTACTTGAGGTATCGACGTCGGGATTCTTCGCCTGGCAGGCCCGAGAACGTGCGCCACAGAGCGACGCGGACGCTCCGTTGCGTGCAGCGATCATACAGGTCCACGAGGAAAGCCGGCGCCGCTATGGTCGCCGGCGCCTCACGCATGCCCTGCGCGCACAGGGCATGCGCATCAACCCCAAACGTGTGCATCGAGTGATGCGCGAGGAAGGCTTGCGAGGCGTGCGTAAAGGGCGCTTCGTGCCGCGCACGACCGACAGTGCCCATCAGCGCGCCATCGCCCCGAACGTCCTACAGAGGCGATTTAGCGTCGACACAGCCGTGCCGGCCTGGACAAGCGACATCACGTACGTTGCCACTCGTGAGGGCTGGCTGTACCTGGCGGTGATTATCGCCTTACAGACACGCCAGGTGCTCGGCTACAGCCTCTCGGATCGCATGCCCGATGAGCTGGTGCTCAATGCGCTGCGCAATGCCTGCCATCTCCAGACACCGCCATCCGGTACGGTGTTTCATTCCGACCGCGGCAGCCAGTACGCCAGCGATGATTTCCGCAACGCTCTCGGCGCACTTGGCATGGTGGCCAGCATGAGTCGCAAGGGAAATTGCTGGGACAATGCGGTCTCGGAGAGCTTCTTCGCAACACTGAAGACCGAAGAAGCGACCGAGCCGTATGCGACAAAACAGGACGCCCACAGAGCGATCGCGCAATACATCCACGGATTCTACAATCCTGTCCGCCTGCACTCATCACTCGGATACTTGTCGCCCAACGAGTATGCGCGCAGAATGCAACACCCAGATCAAGACCCGTCTATGAGGTCCGCTGCGTAG
- a CDS encoding transposase, whose product MERQVRAQYTADYKAQAVSLAESLGAAKAARKLGISVKTLANWIRISRDGAGFAKDGKRRPVSDVEAENARLRAENAQLRMERDFIKKAAAYFAKESK is encoded by the coding sequence ATGGAACGTCAGGTTCGTGCTCAATATACCGCCGATTACAAGGCGCAGGCAGTGTCATTGGCAGAGAGCCTCGGAGCGGCAAAGGCTGCCCGCAAGCTCGGTATTTCGGTCAAGACGCTGGCTAATTGGATCCGCATTTCGCGTGATGGAGCAGGGTTCGCCAAGGACGGGAAGCGCCGTCCTGTGAGCGATGTGGAAGCTGAGAATGCACGGCTTCGAGCCGAGAATGCTCAGCTGCGCATGGAGCGCGATTTCATAAAAAAAGCCGCAGCGTACTTTGCGAAGGAGTCCAAGTGA
- the istA gene encoding IS21 family transposase — MISAETRALILRYYHAEHWTVGTIARQLRIHHSTVTRVLAEEGQAPRAFVPRAPRIDPYLPFVTETLRTFPDLTATRLYHMVRSRGYQGSESHFRRVIRRHRPRRAAEAYLRLRALPGTEGQCDWGSFGHLTIGRARRPLMAFVMVLSYSRHIHLQFFLDARMENFLRGHVGAFSAWGGVPRTLLFDNLRSAVLERRGEVIRFNPALLAFAAHYRFEPRPVAIARGNEKGRVERAIRYIRDAFFAGRAFTDLDDLNRQAHAWCTGLAADRPCPEDRTRSVRAVFADEQPFLLSLPGAPYPTEECVAVRIGKTPYARFDGNDYSVPHSCVGQTLTVRADPDRVRILDGATVCATHARSYDKHAQIEDAAHIAALRLAKAAARGSSGADRLTHAAPTSQAFLAAAAAAGEPLARVVTALEDLLDRYGAQALEAALTETLAQGVAHPHAVSRVLERARRQAHKPPPLAPLPPHIQARDVTVRAPDLTAYDALERPAPQENRDDDC, encoded by the coding sequence ATGATATCCGCCGAAACGCGCGCCCTGATCCTGCGCTATTACCACGCCGAGCACTGGACGGTGGGCACCATCGCCCGCCAGTTACGCATCCACCATTCGACCGTGACCCGGGTACTCGCCGAAGAGGGCCAGGCGCCCCGCGCCTTTGTCCCCCGCGCGCCGCGCATCGATCCCTATCTACCGTTTGTGACAGAGACCTTGCGGACCTTCCCGGACCTCACCGCCACGCGCCTCTACCACATGGTCCGATCGCGTGGCTACCAGGGGAGCGAGAGCCACTTCCGGCGAGTGATCCGCCGCCATCGTCCGCGCCGGGCGGCCGAGGCCTACCTGCGTCTACGCGCCCTCCCAGGGACCGAGGGCCAGTGCGACTGGGGGTCGTTTGGGCATCTCACGATCGGACGCGCCCGCCGGCCACTCATGGCCTTCGTGATGGTCTTGTCCTACTCGCGCCACATCCATCTGCAGTTCTTCCTGGATGCGCGCATGGAGAACTTCCTACGCGGCCACGTCGGGGCCTTCAGCGCCTGGGGTGGCGTGCCGAGGACCCTTCTCTTCGACAACCTTCGCAGCGCCGTGCTCGAGCGCCGCGGGGAGGTCATCCGCTTCAACCCTGCGCTGCTGGCCTTCGCCGCCCATTACCGCTTCGAGCCGCGCCCGGTGGCCATTGCCCGCGGGAACGAGAAGGGGCGCGTGGAGCGCGCCATCCGTTATATCCGTGATGCGTTCTTCGCCGGACGCGCGTTCACCGATCTCGATGATTTGAATCGCCAGGCGCACGCATGGTGCACCGGATTGGCTGCCGACCGGCCATGTCCCGAGGACCGGACACGTTCGGTGCGCGCGGTCTTCGCAGACGAACAGCCGTTTCTGCTCTCACTCCCCGGTGCCCCTTATCCGACCGAGGAATGCGTGGCGGTGCGCATCGGCAAGACCCCTTATGCCAGATTTGATGGAAATGATTACTCCGTACCACACAGCTGTGTGGGCCAGACCCTGACGGTGCGGGCCGATCCCGATCGGGTGCGTATCCTGGACGGCGCCACGGTGTGCGCCACCCACGCCCGCAGCTATGACAAACACGCACAGATCGAAGACGCCGCGCATATCGCGGCGTTACGCCTCGCGAAGGCCGCCGCGCGCGGATCGAGTGGCGCCGATCGGTTGACCCACGCGGCGCCGACCAGTCAAGCCTTCCTCGCCGCAGCCGCGGCCGCCGGCGAGCCCCTGGCACGCGTGGTCACGGCCCTCGAAGACCTTCTCGATCGCTATGGCGCGCAAGCCCTCGAGGCGGCGCTCACAGAGACCCTGGCGCAGGGGGTGGCCCACCCGCATGCCGTCTCGCGCGTGCTCGAGCGGGCACGCCGGCAGGCCCATAAGCCCCCGCCGCTTGCCCCTCTGCCGCCCCATATCCAGGCGCGCGACGTCACGGTGCGCGCCCCCGATCTGACGGCCTATGACGCGCTTGAGCGTCCGGCACCCCAGGAGAACCGCGATGACGACTGCTGA
- the istB gene encoding IS21-like element helper ATPase IstB: MTTADETASEGTGTTLRARAQALALHGLLAHWGQVHTAPWVSDLLAWEEDERRRRSLERRLRRAKIGRFKPLCDFDWTWPAHCDQEAIAGLMGLDFIKSAQNVVLIGPNGVGKTTLARNIAHQALMAGHTVLFTSAGPLLGELAALESDAALRRRLRHYGAPDLLCIDEVGYLSYGDRYADLFFEIVSRRYETKSLLLTTNRPFSEWPQVFPNAACVVSLVDRIIHHAEILALDGESYRAKEARERAEQRATQKKKARRP; this comes from the coding sequence ATGACGACTGCTGATGAGACCGCCAGCGAAGGGACGGGCACAACGCTTCGGGCGCGCGCCCAGGCGCTCGCCCTGCATGGCCTTCTGGCCCACTGGGGGCAGGTGCACACGGCCCCGTGGGTCTCCGACCTTCTCGCCTGGGAGGAGGACGAGCGCCGCCGGCGCAGCCTCGAGCGCCGTCTACGGCGCGCCAAGATCGGGCGCTTCAAGCCCTTGTGCGACTTCGACTGGACGTGGCCTGCCCATTGCGACCAGGAGGCGATCGCCGGGCTGATGGGACTCGACTTCATAAAGAGCGCCCAGAACGTCGTGCTGATCGGTCCCAATGGGGTGGGCAAGACTACGCTCGCGCGTAACATCGCCCATCAGGCGCTCATGGCTGGTCACACCGTGCTCTTTACGAGCGCCGGCCCCCTGCTTGGGGAGCTTGCGGCCCTGGAGAGCGATGCCGCGCTACGGCGACGTCTGCGCCACTATGGCGCTCCCGACTTACTCTGCATCGACGAGGTCGGCTACCTCTCCTACGGTGATCGATACGCCGACCTGTTCTTCGAGATCGTTAGCCGTCGCTACGAAACCAAGAGCCTGCTGCTCACCACGAATCGTCCGTTCTCCGAATGGCCCCAGGTGTTCCCGAACGCCGCCTGCGTGGTGTCTCTGGTCGACCGCATCATCCATCACGCCGAGATCCTCGCCCTAGACGGCGAGTCGTACCGGGCCAAGGAGGCGCGGGAACGCGCCGAGCAGCGCGCCACGCAGAAGAAGAAGGCGCGGCGACCATGA
- a CDS encoding alpha-E domain-containing protein — MLSRAAESLYWIGRYLERAESVARLVDVNLHLTLDSATDIGDQWEPLIDTVGSRKLFAARYPTPTRDSVMRFLTFDAENPDSIMACVHRARENARCVRDTISSEMWEQANRFYTFLCDAMGSDYALINSFDFYTEVKMAARLFDGLTDATMSHGDAWCFLRLGTMIERADTTSRILDVKYFMLLPTWLGVGGAVDTIQWAALLKSASAMEMYRKHYKSITPAKVADFLTLNTEFPRAVCFCLGQAAMVLGRLCESAPGSTPSEPEIRLRALVHELSSLRIENIIEQGLHEFLDRLQQKLNGFHAAVTAMFFPQCSTEQAENPTCVQ, encoded by the coding sequence GTGCTGAGCCGAGCGGCAGAGTCGTTGTATTGGATCGGTCGCTACCTGGAGCGCGCGGAAAGCGTCGCGCGCCTCGTTGACGTCAATCTGCACCTGACACTGGATTCGGCAACGGATATCGGCGACCAGTGGGAGCCGCTGATTGATACGGTAGGAAGCCGTAAATTATTTGCGGCCCGCTATCCCACACCGACCCGCGACTCCGTCATGCGGTTTTTGACGTTCGATGCGGAGAACCCGGACTCGATCATGGCCTGCGTCCATCGCGCACGCGAAAACGCGCGGTGCGTGCGGGATACCATTTCGTCTGAAATGTGGGAACAGGCGAACCGATTTTACACATTTTTGTGCGATGCCATGGGCTCCGACTATGCGCTCATAAACTCCTTCGATTTTTATACGGAAGTGAAGATGGCGGCGCGTCTTTTTGACGGGCTTACAGACGCCACGATGTCCCATGGGGATGCGTGGTGCTTTCTGCGTCTTGGGACGATGATAGAGCGCGCCGACACGACGTCCCGCATTCTTGACGTCAAGTATTTCATGTTGCTGCCCACATGGTTGGGGGTAGGTGGCGCTGTCGATACCATCCAGTGGGCGGCCCTGTTGAAGTCGGCAAGCGCAATGGAGATGTATCGGAAGCACTACAAGAGCATTACACCCGCCAAGGTCGCGGATTTCCTGACATTAAACACGGAATTTCCACGTGCGGTTTGTTTTTGTTTAGGGCAGGCGGCGATGGTCTTGGGGCGGCTATGCGAATCCGCCCCTGGGTCAACGCCCAGCGAGCCGGAAATCCGTCTCAGAGCTCTTGTGCACGAACTTTCATCGCTGCGTATTGAAAATATCATCGAGCAGGGCCTACATGAGTTTCTGGACCGCCTCCAACAGAAGCTGAATGGTTTTCACGCAGCGGTGACCGCTATGTTTTTTCCGCAATGTAGCACCGAGCAAGCGGAGAATCCCACGTGCGTACAGTGA
- a CDS encoding circularly permuted type 2 ATP-grasp protein, which produces MAWMDYQIENFYDEAFVSEGHLRPGSKLLFQCLCGLSADEMGRYQALAEAALYRMGITFAIYGGSEGAEKILPFDIVPRIIESSEWAMLERGLKQRAHALNLFIGDIYGPQKILRDGVVPRDLVLSAPAYRKECQDLRVPRGVWNHISGTDLIRDQTGQFYVLEDNLRCPSGVSYVLQNRRVLKRTLPRVFDVSKVRAVDDYPSRLLEVLECLAISRQDNPVTVVLTPGIHNSAYFEHAFLAQQMGVELVEGRDLVVHKKVAYMKTTRGLRKVDVIYRRIDDDFLDPLVFRPDSRLGVPGLMECYRAGNVALANAPGTGVADDKALYAYIPRIIKYYLGEEALIPNVPTYLCYEKKERDYVLANLSKMVVKATDGSGGYGMLIGPAASPPELALFRERILAEPRRYVAQPTIALSRAPVLAGDHFEGRHVDLRPYVLYGRDIYVLPGGLTRVALKKGSLVVNSSQGGGSKDTWVLHD; this is translated from the coding sequence ATGGCGTGGATGGACTACCAGATAGAGAATTTTTACGACGAGGCGTTTGTCTCAGAAGGTCATCTGCGCCCTGGGTCCAAGCTTTTATTTCAGTGTTTGTGCGGCCTATCAGCAGACGAAATGGGGCGCTATCAGGCCTTGGCGGAGGCGGCTCTATACCGCATGGGCATCACCTTTGCCATCTATGGCGGCAGTGAGGGAGCCGAAAAGATCCTCCCATTTGATATTGTCCCACGCATCATTGAGTCATCGGAATGGGCGATGCTCGAGCGCGGCCTAAAACAGCGGGCGCACGCCTTGAATTTATTTATCGGTGACATTTACGGACCGCAAAAGATACTGCGTGACGGCGTAGTGCCCAGAGATCTTGTTTTATCGGCGCCCGCTTACCGGAAAGAGTGCCAGGATCTGCGCGTCCCCCGCGGTGTCTGGAATCACATCTCTGGCACCGACCTCATTCGCGACCAGACCGGCCAATTCTATGTCCTGGAGGATAATCTCAGGTGCCCTTCCGGCGTATCGTACGTCCTCCAAAACAGGCGTGTCCTTAAACGCACTCTTCCTCGGGTATTTGATGTCTCAAAGGTCCGGGCGGTAGATGACTATCCGAGCCGACTCCTTGAGGTACTCGAATGTCTCGCTATTTCCCGACAAGACAACCCGGTCACGGTGGTGTTGACGCCAGGCATCCATAATTCGGCCTATTTCGAGCATGCCTTCCTGGCCCAGCAGATGGGTGTCGAACTTGTCGAGGGACGCGACCTCGTCGTCCATAAAAAAGTGGCCTATATGAAAACCACGAGAGGCCTGAGGAAGGTCGACGTGATATACCGCCGCATCGACGATGATTTTCTGGATCCTCTCGTGTTTCGGCCTGATTCGCGCCTTGGCGTGCCCGGACTTATGGAGTGTTACCGGGCCGGCAATGTGGCACTTGCCAATGCGCCCGGAACCGGCGTCGCAGACGACAAGGCCTTGTACGCCTACATACCTCGCATCATCAAGTATTACTTGGGGGAAGAGGCGCTTATACCCAACGTCCCCACCTACCTCTGTTATGAGAAGAAAGAGCGAGACTATGTCCTCGCGAATTTAAGTAAGATGGTGGTAAAGGCCACGGACGGGTCAGGGGGATATGGCATGCTCATAGGCCCCGCCGCCAGCCCGCCGGAGCTTGCCCTCTTCCGGGAACGCATTTTGGCGGAGCCTCGTCGGTATGTGGCGCAACCAACCATCGCCCTTTCTCGGGCGCCTGTCTTGGCAGGCGACCATTTCGAGGGTCGACATGTAGACCTTCGCCCCTATGTCTTGTATGGACGTGACATTTACGTCCTCCCCGGCGGCCTTACAAGGGTCGCGTTAAAAAAAGGCTCCCTAGTTGTTAACTCGTCACAAGGAGGCGGAAGCAAGGATACGTGGGTGCTGCATGACTAG
- a CDS encoding peptidase, translated as MTYCLAMRLKEGLVFCSDSRTNAGIDNVSAYSKMHRFSVEGSRHFTLLSAGNLATTQAVVKKLRTDMTQSGPSLRTVSTVQEAVDYVGVVNALVQRQQAERDAAHTNFEATFIFGGQIAGQKPEIFMVYPQGNYIHESREHPFLQIGEIKYGKPILDRVVSPELDLERAARCALVSMNSTMRSNATVGPPIDLLIYRRNVFDEGRFLHLGEDDAFLQAIGQCWSEGLIQALETLPKFSWETAADTQAVSHVYPFPPNS; from the coding sequence ATGACGTATTGCTTGGCTATGCGCCTAAAGGAAGGGCTCGTTTTTTGTTCCGATTCCCGGACCAATGCCGGGATAGATAACGTGAGCGCCTACTCTAAAATGCACCGGTTCTCCGTGGAGGGGTCGCGGCACTTCACGCTGCTCTCGGCCGGTAACCTCGCCACGACCCAGGCAGTGGTCAAGAAACTGCGCACCGACATGACGCAATCCGGACCCAGTCTGCGCACGGTATCGACCGTGCAAGAGGCGGTAGACTACGTGGGCGTGGTCAATGCCCTGGTTCAGCGCCAGCAGGCCGAACGCGATGCCGCGCACACCAACTTCGAGGCCACCTTTATCTTCGGGGGCCAGATCGCCGGCCAGAAACCCGAGATCTTCATGGTGTACCCCCAGGGTAACTATATTCACGAGTCCCGCGAGCACCCGTTTTTGCAGATTGGCGAAATCAAGTATGGGAAACCCATACTGGATCGTGTCGTGAGCCCGGAACTGGATCTCGAGCGGGCCGCGCGCTGCGCCCTTGTTTCCATGAACTCGACCATGCGCAGCAACGCCACAGTGGGTCCTCCCATCGACTTACTTATCTACCGGCGGAATGTTTTCGATGAGGGTCGTTTTTTGCACTTAGGGGAGGACGATGCCTTTTTGCAAGCGATCGGCCAGTGCTGGAGCGAAGGCCTCATTCAGGCCCTCGAAACCCTTCCCAAATTTTCCTGGGAAACCGCAGCCGATACCCAGGCGGTAAGCCATGTCTACCCGTTCCCGCCCAACTCTTGA
- a CDS encoding transglutaminase N-terminal domain-containing protein codes for MDLLALTHNVHYDYQSPVFLGPHIFRLSPSFPSRFCLKDYSLHISPLPQTLHWQSDLFGNRVARAVFAARTSALDVTMTATFCWQETNPLDFLLEGTAVQWPPLYAENLVSPLAPYLQATEDGPLFHAFVEKLREGPASTVAFLAYAAQQIAATVRYTCRLDPGIQDVETTLGKGTGSCRDSAWLFVQAARRLGFATRFVSGYLIELAAKVGDKALGADTAALHAWADVVLPGAGWVAVDPTSGLFAGADHIPLAAAPDPALVEPLLGSCERQATHWHYSHSIRRLGRCVGH; via the coding sequence ATGGATCTTCTGGCCCTTACCCATAACGTCCACTACGACTACCAAAGCCCCGTTTTTCTAGGTCCGCACATCTTCAGGTTAAGCCCGTCATTTCCGTCACGCTTTTGTCTCAAGGACTATTCGCTTCATATTTCACCCCTACCCCAAACGTTGCACTGGCAGTCAGATCTCTTCGGCAACCGAGTGGCGCGCGCCGTATTTGCGGCGCGTACAAGTGCCCTCGATGTTACGATGACGGCGACATTCTGTTGGCAAGAGACAAACCCCCTGGATTTCTTGCTGGAAGGGACGGCCGTCCAATGGCCGCCACTCTACGCCGAGAACCTAGTCTCACCCCTTGCGCCTTACTTACAAGCAACAGAAGATGGCCCGCTTTTTCATGCCTTCGTGGAGAAGCTGCGCGAGGGTCCTGCGTCAACGGTTGCGTTTCTGGCGTACGCCGCGCAGCAAATCGCCGCCACGGTTCGCTACACCTGTCGGCTTGACCCGGGCATACAGGACGTTGAGACCACGCTCGGCAAAGGCACCGGGTCGTGTCGCGACAGCGCTTGGCTGTTCGTCCAAGCCGCGCGGCGCTTGGGATTTGCGACCCGCTTTGTCTCCGGATACCTGATAGAACTCGCCGCCAAGGTGGGGGATAAAGCGTTGGGCGCCGACACGGCAGCCCTTCATGCGTGGGCCGATGTCGTCTTGCCGGGCGCCGGATGGGTAGCAGTAGACCCTACATCGGGACTGTTTGCGGGGGCGGACCACATACCGCTCGCGGCCGCACCGGACCCAGCCCTGGTCGAACCGCTTTTGGGTAGCTGCGAACGGCAGGCTACGCACTG